The Gaiella occulta genome has a window encoding:
- a CDS encoding type II toxin-antitoxin system HicB family antitoxin, which yields MSESLQITIVFEDGEDGWIVASIPEVPGAHSQGRTREEARANVVDALRAILELRFGGHAELPAGVDSERLELVIGA from the coding sequence ATGAGCGAGTCGCTTCAGATCACGATCGTGTTCGAGGATGGTGAAGACGGCTGGATCGTGGCCTCGATCCCTGAGGTCCCCGGCGCTCACAGCCAGGGCCGGACACGCGAGGAGGCGCGAGCGAACGTCGTCGATGCCCTTCGGGCGATCCTCGAGCTGCGGTTCGGCGGCCATGCCGAGTTGCCAGCCGGCGTCGACAGCGAGCGT